DNA from Rhipicephalus microplus isolate Deutch F79 chromosome 5, USDA_Rmic, whole genome shotgun sequence:
AATTCTGGTTATAATATACAGTCGAAACCGCTTATAACAATACTCAAGTGCCACAAAGTATTTATTGCTAAAACCAATAATTGCTGTAAATGGGCCGCACACAGAAAAGCAACATTGGACGAGAAACTGTCTTGTGAAATTTATAAAATTGAATTGGATGTGCCAACAGACCTCACTGATAAGAATAACAATGttgccgatttttcggacatgcttgAAGATTCCGACGGACTCACGGGACCGCCACAAGCCTTATAGAACCAATGTATGACATCTAATATTTTAGATGCTGACAATCTTCCAAGTTTCaacttttttacttttctaattCTGAACTTTTCACTCGAATTGCATGTCCAAAAGTGCATTAACAGCAGCCGCTACCCCCGCGCCATAGCGCATTTTGAAAGTTGTCTTTGCCGCAATAAGTAACGTTATGCAGTGAAGTTTCCGCAAGTTGGAAGGGGCACTGGGACTAGTTCAGGTTGTGGGCGGGGGTTCAGTACGTTGAATTTCTCTTTTTATTCTTCCTTTTCATAGACGTGTTCAATTACCTGTCGGCATGAACACTGAACGACTAAAATTAATTGTTTTAATCGAATATGTGGTTCGTGGGCATTACTGTGAGAGGACTCTTCAACCATAGAAAACATGCAAAAGTTCATGGCGCAGCAGCTTCTCATTGTTATAACCAGATACTGTTAAAAGCGACATATTTATAAGTTGGTTGAACTGCATATTTAAAATGCCCATCAGTAACAACAGTGTGATGAAAAACCCTTTCTGTGCATGAACATGTGAAGAGTTGAAAAAAAGTTCCCTTCTCCGATTGAAAGTGACAGTTATCACAGAGCCTTGCCAAATCTTCGCCCTCTGTCAATAACGACAAAGCGCGTCAGAATAGTGATGTTGCTAGAATATTTTTCACTTTGGCGTTCGCCTGCTACATTTAGCTCTCAGAAAACATAAAATTGGCGTGTTGATCGACTGGGCCACTCTGGTTTTCACGTATATTCAAGGTCTCTCCCGCACTCGGGAGGTAAAATCACCATGTACACTGTGAGAAATGTGTCACTTTAACTATTGCTATAACCATCATTTGCACGACTATAAATGATTAGTTACAGCACAGCACAATACTTGTTTCAATTTCAGACGCGAATCTGCCGCTTTGGACAACGCTGTGTTGACCTAGTTGTGTGCGTCAGAGCTCCCTGCCCAAGGATGTCTCAATGTGAGTGTACTTATTTAATAAGACTTCCCAAAAATTACGCACGCCGCTGGAGATTCTATAATCCCTGCAACCGTTAAAACAGTGCTGTAGATAGTCATTTTATGCCCGAAAAGTGCAATAAATGTTGAAAATAAGTGAAACTGCCGAATTCTTGGTGAGGTTGGCATCGAATGACAAAGAGTTGGGTATttaaaaaagcaacagaaaatTTCACTTCTGGTATGTGGTTGTGGTATCTCTGTTCACACCATTTGAATGACACGGATGCGTTCGAAAGATAAGGAAGGAGGCGACAAAagggggaaggcagggaggttaaccagatatacATCTGGTTGGcaaccctacactgggggattagggaagaggacaagaaagacgaaaaagagggaagagaaagaaTAAAAAGGGAGAAAAAGGGAAACTAACAGTAATTTCACTGCGGCGTTTAGACATTCACCGCTAGTCAGAGGCGTTCCCGCAAACCCTACAAAAACCCTACAAAAATACCGCAGGTGATGGGGTAAGAGGCATGCTCACAAGATTCCCTTTTATTGCTTATCTCACGCCTCTGAGAACATGACAAAACACGTCAGAAACCGTTCTAAAGTATAGTTTTCTAGTAAACTGAGAAATAGAGGTATTGCTGCTGGAGTGTCGTAGAAGAGTCTAGAAAGACTGGAGAACCGTATATACTCGGAGTTGATCACCGGAACGAGACACGAACAAAAGAGAACTATGAAAGTGTGTTTGTTTGAGTAGGAATAATAAGAATGCCCTGAAGTGTGTCAAAGCTTACGAACTCTTTGGCACTAAAGAACACTAAATAGGTTGCGTATGGCTGTATAGTTTTGTCCTTTAAGTATACTAAAATCTGAAGAATTGTGGTACACAAActaaatattgtaacaaatataCCACTTTTGAACAAGCCACTCCTTAGATCTCACTGCGTCAATATGTCGAAGCAAGCAATTTTAACCAGCTCTTTATTTAAATATTAGACAAACTATGGTTAAGTATGTTTTTGAATGGTTGTTTACGCAGCCATATTTGATTTATTTCAGGCGTATGACGCGACATCGACATCAAGAAAACCCACCTTTATGATGATTCCATTCACACACTGGCTTTTGGTTTTTAgcttaataaaaaaaaggaactcAGCCATTGTCTGATGTCTTCATGTAGGAGTGAAAAACCTTGTGATCTTGAATTTGTGCAATGTTTACCCTgtagcttttttattttttgtctatGAGTGCCGAATTGCACAGTGGAGTGTATTTTAAATGCGCCTTTTCTCAAAAAAACGGCATGCCCATAAAACTTGCATGATAATTCCTAGAAATAGATGTATTAATCCCTAGCTGAAAGACCAGGCTCCTAAATTCATCTTTCGGGAAAAAATATCTTGCTTACTTGCCGTGTACCATAAGAGAAACAATCCGATTCTTCTTTTTCTCAGCCATAACTAGTACAGTTTTCCAGTCTCAGGTGCGGACTTCTGGGGAGAAATGTAGATATTATCTATGAATGTCCCACTGCAATCAGTGGGATAGTTCTTTAGGAAAGGTATGCAAAGTTTAAAGCTTTCAAAAAAtgttatggaccatctccccgaagagaAACCTAATGGAATGCGAACTAGCAGCGGTATGCATGCTGTTGTACGCTTTAAACAGGCGTCCACGTGGGTGCTGAAAGAActgtttgaagtgaaactcggtgtagcgtttactcgagtgaacgtttatttgaaacgcaaagacacaggAGGCAGGTTGGCTTTCCTGCAAGTTTCAACGCATAAAGACTGTtcgctcgatgtgcgctcgaacgttgggagtggtggagagggtgaagcaacAGAGATGACACACAGCGAGCGGCAACAGGGAAGGAAGAGAGTGACTTCAACGCACGCGCACTGTGAGGGAAAGTGGGACCTACTTTGCACCGTTCCAAAACCTGTGGCCCGGGGAACATGGTGTGGATAGAGGGACAGCATTATACAAGCTAGTCAgagctacttcgcatctaaaactgaTTCTGAGAAAAACGCACTTTTATGCTTGAAAACATGCGCGAAAAGTGCTCCTAACATCAACCATTGCTTGCAGTAAAAAAAGCATTACTAGATAGAAATCTTGCAATCAAAACCTATGCAAAGAGCAGCTATGAAATAGCTCAACAGATCTAGCTATATTTATTTCAAAAATGCAAAAACAATGATGGAAACAGTATGTCAACACACTCTATCTTGCGTCGGAAGGGGAATTCTGAACGTCATTCCTACATGGCTTCGAGCACTCATACACTCGTCAGAGCACATCCTTACTCCTCGATGCTTGTTCTATTTACTTGTAATAAAATTGTAACACTAAAGTACTTTAGGCTGAGGTCCACGAAGTCCTCATTGTAGCACATCGTCCCAGAATCGACGTTGTAAGTGTATGCTAGCAGGtgacaaagaaaacaaaaccaggagaaAGAATTTGAAGAATCAAACCTCCTACCCCTCGCTCCTCAAAGCGAGGCGACTCTGCCACAAAATCGGCATACTAAAGGTGAGCTATTTATCTACAATACGTATATTTGATGACACGTTGCTCATCTGAAAGGCACATGTTTTCGTAATTACCGGACAGATGACACTAAAAGCATGAAAGGAATAgcgttactgtatatgctacctttaggcagCATATAGAGTATCTGAAAGGTAccgtatacagtaactctagaagGGCGAGCTTTAAAGGTCGTCACCCCACTCGTTGCTATGCGCGCGTGTCCCGACCTGCACTTTGCCCTACAAACGTCGCCCGTGTGCGCCCGCTTATCTTGTGTTCGGAGCGCATTGGACGTCTCTGCGTTCATTGTTAGTTTACATTGAAGTTACAGAGTGCACAAGGGTCATTTCGCTTATTGTAGCGGTTGCGTTTGCCCTAAAGCCCTAACCGCATGCATGCAATTTTCTAGTGACCACGACAAGTGGCGGCGACATACTTGCTCCATCACAGCGTCGCGTCGCGACGGCTGAAACCGTATGTCAGCGACAAAGTTTTATTTCTGCTTGAATTAAAACTATCGCGTGCCTACACATAAACTGCAAATAGAAGTTTGAAAGTTGGTCGATGACAGCATACCAAATTTGTTACTGTCATGTGCGTCAATGTGCAGCCACAACAGCATTTCACGACCTCCTATTTTCGCAAGTTTTTGGTTTACCTGCGATAGGTTGTCCAGAAGCATACGTTACGACGGCTACGATGCACTTCGCATGACGATATTGCATGGCGATTTGGTCGCAGCAAGCTACCGAATTGCCACAGGCCACCGTCGAGACATCAAAACAAACCTCCGATAACAAGATTTACGAAAGAATACGGCCACTGTCTCACTCTCCACGTTAGTTGAGAATGTAATAAAAGGTAGTCTCTACCTTGCATCCCTTGAAGTACGCGCAGATAAGAAGCATCGTGAGCAAATTACAACCGAAGCGAGAACCATGGGTGCAGCCATGTTGCCGGAAATCACCACGCTGGCGGCTGGGCGACCAGCGATCTTCTCTTGGGTTCGAGAAACGCGTGACGCGACAAGCGGCGGCGACGACGGATAGTTCTCCGCAATTGCAAATCTTGTCGCTCGTCGCTGCCGCTTTTCGCTGTCACGAGGTAAAGGCGAGCATGCGGTTAGATTTTAAAGAAGCATTGTTCAAACACAAAACAGTCACAACggtgacagttgttagttcacgCTCGTCCTGTGTGTCCTTTTCGTGCACCTTCTGTTCCTGAGTAGCACGCTCCGCGGTTCGGGCTGCTTGTCTTTATTCCCGTGACATTCGAATCTGATGGCATCGCACTCGAGATGAAACATTTCACAATAAACGCCCAGCTAGCTCTGTGAAGACATGGTTCAACTTATACCGATTCTATGAAAGAGGAATCACCAGTATGTTCTTGAGTAAGTAGTGAGCAAGTAATGGGGCAAACCAAACGCTTTTGATACAGCCGCGACTGTTCTAAGTCATTTGCTACCTACGTGCTGGCTTTTCCGTTCAGACAGGGACAGAAACTTAGACCAGTCAGGATGCTTAAGTCTTCAGCATGCACGAAAAAAATTCACACTGCTGGGATGGATGCACaacgaaaaggaagaaaaaaaaaacgaccactGAAGGGAAAAATAATAAGCGACGAATGTAATGACCTGATGCCGTCTTACCGAAAATTCTGAATTTTGACTAAATGTTAATTACTTGAACAATACACAGGAATGACATGTTTCCTATTGTTTCAAAGCCAGCGCTGTTGCAGCAATATTTGCATTAGCAAAAAATTAGAGCACTTGTGCACCGCACTAGACATCATGCGCTTAAAATTGCCTTAAAACCATACACTTCGTGTTTTCTCACTTACTCAACCAGCAAAGGAAGCCTGGAAAATACCCATTTAACTAGCGTACCACACACCTTCGCAAACGTCCAAACCAGCCAAGGCGGAAAAACCTGCGCTACATGCGCAATCTGGTCAATGCACTCGTCATCGCACTTAGATGCTTGTTTCTACACATAGAGagatgcaaatgaaaaaaaaaaaaatcttggccCAAGAAGAAGGATAGAAAGGGAGAAAAGCCTACATGAAAAGTTCAGCAACGCCCGGGAAGTGGTCTTTGTAGATGCAGCAGAATACGAGAATGACCGAAACGTGGTAATTGCAGCTACGAATACTCAAATGGATTCCAAATTCAGTGGAAGTGTACGTACAGATAAGGCAGAAGTGGGGGAGGAGGCGGCTATAGAACTAGCACTAGCCCCCCCCAAAAGCTGAAGTCGTGATCAGCGATTTCAAAACCGCGGTTAAAATTTATGCCAAGGGAAGGATCTCACTGGAAGCGCTAAGAATTCTGGCTAACTTTCGCCACGAGCGGATAGTTCATATTATATGGGCACCTGCTCACTCCTCCCTCCACGGGAACGGAATCGTGCATGACCTGGCTCGAGAACTGGCCGGCCGAACAGGCGGAGCAGAAATTCCGGGAACGGAGAGAGACCGCATGATTAGTTATGAAGAGATCACAAAACACTACAGGCTAGGAAGGGTCCGATTCCCGCCGGCACATACCCCAATCAACAAGCAGCAGGCGACGGCATGGCGCCTCTTACAAACCAACACTTTCCCGAAAccagtaacttttcactacatCTAGCCATAGATATACTCAGATTTGTGTAAGTTCTGTAATCACAGGGCGGATCTCAATCATATAGTGTGGGCTTGCCCCTCAGTGACAGGGCAATATAAAAAAAGTACAGCGATGGAGAGCAATGGGAGACCGCACTGCTAAGCGCCGACCCAGAAGTGCAACTTGACGTCCTTCGGGAAGCCGAGGATGCCACCAGAGCGCTAGGACTCATGGCTGCCACCTATGGGAAGGAGACAATTCTTCCACATCTTgccgtttatttgtttttctttaataAAGTTTTTCCTCCTTGGCGTGAGAAGAGCCGATCAAGCACGTACCTCGCTTTCATACGCAAGGTCAAATGAAGGTATGTTTTTATAAACGTGCTTGTTGGTACAGAGTCGGGAACGATGCTAGAGGTATGccgggatgtttttttttatccccATGCCTGCCGTGGTGGCCGTAATAAATACACCTTTACCGAGTAGAGACAACGACAGAAGCGTCTGTGTACTCTTGGATCACCACTCGCCTGCGAGCACCGATCACGCAATGATGAAGAAAGTGGCTCTCGTATTGGTCGTCGTTCTTCTCTGCACCGAAGGTGAGCCCCGAGGTGTCAACGTCTGAGGCGGCTGCCACTCGGGTATCGTTGTTACGTGTTTAGTTACGTGCAGTCACTCTGAAAAAGCAGTACTTCGCGCAAAAAAGTGTGCTTTTAATATCATTATATATTACCAAAGATAATAACACGTAAAAAGAAGAGCAAAAACGTATTTTTATAATGGTTCATTGAAGAATATTCAAATAATCGGCCTTCAAAACCAGCCGCAAGAAAATTATGGTCATGAGggtcaatattttttttaaagttttaGCGGCTTCTTGTGGCTCGGTTGGCGCAGTTGACCGTATGGGTCATGATTATATCAGTTCGCACCCTAGCCATTCATGTTTTTCGTAGTAGTacctgcttgtgaaaacagtacGCCTAATTATCTGGTAGACATTAAGGAAACCTAGTTAACGCAGGACAGAGAAATGTCTCAGTGAAACGGAAATTCTTAGCCCCGATGTGACGGTACCTTGCTCGCATCTCGCGGTGCGAGTGGCGTGCACACAGAGCAACAGACTTGCGTTTGAAAATGAGGCAACGTTCAAAACCTTTACATGTCAATTCTGTTATTGCCAAAATTTAAGCTGCTTAGTGAAACTCAAGACAATTAAAAAAGTTGTGTTTATAGTGCCTATCAAAAGGTTATAAGTGTGTGACATAATGGAGACACAGTGAAACTAAGTAAGTATGAGAAAGAGAGACAGTCCACAAAGCTCACGTGTGATTCTAATTTTTTTAGAAAGATTCTCTTATTTTTCTGGCATGTTATAAATGTTTGTTGGGTAGTTAAAGCAAATATTCACTCTCGCCCTACCGAGCAGCTGTACCATGTTTGAGATCATCGTCAATCTTTTTTCGCAGTGATGCTGACAGAGGCGCAAATTCGTCCTCCCGGAAAGGGCACCAACCCAGCCAATCGCCGCAAACCGAAACCCGTTAAATGTGGCGTAAGTACAGTCCTACAATAAAGGCTTCGGCCGAAATTACTCAGCCCTATGGTGGCCTAAATTACTCAGCCGTCCACAGCGAAGGCGTTCATTAACAAGATCGAGGAATATCTTCGGTATGACTTTCGATCCTGATGCGACCTCCGCTTGCAAATGTGAACAGACATGTATCGTGCCAAGGAACGGTGGCGTAAGGTGATCACCAAGTTGACCCGACCATCAAGATGACAAAATACTCAAATTGCTTGAGATAGTGAAAGCGGACGCCAAAAACTATTCTCGTCCAAATAGTAAGCAGGAAATATCTTCGCCATATGCAATGAATGAGCTCAAACAATCCCAGTGCTTCACTCAGACGAGGACCACAGTGTCTTCCGATGACTATCTTCCCGTTTGGCCATACGGCAGCTTCCTTACTGAAGTTACCCACTTCTCTCGCAATTAATTTTTCCCTAAAAATGTAATCATAAAACTTGCCACATCTGAAGTGATATTCATGTTCTTACAATTGAAGTCTAAAGCTAATTTTTATTTGGAGCGCCCTGTGGTGTCAAGTGCGTCTCAGCGTGTTGGCAAATCACGTCTGAAAACTAATTCTTTGAGCGCAGCAGACGACACAAACGAGTCCACCCAGCTCACGTCATCGATCTATCGTTCGCTTTGATTCGCTATTAGCTCACGCTAGCTGGAACGTTCGAATAGGCCTCGGTGTTACTGCAATTAcggcatccggctgttaaccagGAAGTCCCGCCACGAATCCCGGCCATGGTGGTCGCATTTTCATAGAGGTGAAGTGTTTGATTCCCGTGtgttgtgtgatgtcagtgcatgatAGAGAAcacaaatggtcaaaatttccgcatcTCTCCTCTACGGTATGCCTTTTATTATTATCCTAATTGTGGCTCTTAAAACAGATAGAAGAGCAtatatattttattattattatttaatcgATCATTGAAATAATAATTTATTCATTCTGCCCAGGAACAACCACATGGTCTTTGTGCAggtgcatgcaaaaaaaaaataaaagagccaaaacccaaaaacaaaaaa
Protein-coding regions in this window:
- the LOC142817857 gene encoding uncharacterized protein LOC142817857; the encoded protein is MPAVVAVINTPLPSRDNDRSVCVLLDHHSPASTDHAMMKKVALVLVVVLLCTEVMLTEAQIRPPGKGTNPANRRKPKPVKCGDKFCQPHQRCESGLIPVPTCY